Within the Streptomyces vilmorinianum genome, the region CGCGACGTCTGACGGTTCATGATCGAACTCGTTGGGTCCTTGATCCAAGAGAGTCTAGGGTCGAGCCATGGGTACTCCAGACTTCATCCGCGACCTGCGGGCCAGCGCCGGCCACCAGCTGCTCTTCCTGCCGGGCGTGAGCGCCGTCGTCTTCGACGACCGAGGCCGGGTGCTGCTCGGCCGACGGGCCGACAACGGCATGTGGTCGATCATCGGCGGCATCGTCGAACCCGGCGAGCAGCCCGCGGCCTGTGCCGTCCGCGAGGTGTACGAGGAGACCGCCGTACGCTGCGAGGTCGAGCGCGTCGTGCTCGTCCAGACCCTGCGCAAGCCCGTCGTCTACCCCAACGGCGACCAGTGCCAGTTCATGGACGTCTCCTTCCGCTGCCGCGCCGTCGGCGGCGAGGCCCAGGTCAACGACGAGGAGTCGACCGACGTCGGCTGGTTCGACGTGAACGACCTGCCGCAGATGAAGCGGTTCTCGCACTTCCGGATCGAGCAGGCGCTCGCCGACGAACCCACATGGTTCGACCCCATGCCCACCAGCTGAACTATGGGTCCGGAACACATCGGTTGAGGCTGGGGCGCTTCATACAGTGCGGAGCATGAGCGCCCCCACCACATCAGGTCCCCTGCCGGCCCAGGGCACGGCACCACCCGCCCCGACCCCCGCGCCCGGGTCCGTCCAGCTCGACCTCGCCGGCCGCACCGCGCTCGTCACCGGCGCGGCCGGCGGCATCGGCCGGGCCTGCGCGCTCCGCCTCGCCGCCGCGGGAGCCCGGGTCAGAGCCGTCGACCGGGCGGCCGGCGGCCTTGAGGCACTCGCCGAAGAGGCGACCGGCCTCGCCGGCGCGGTCGAGCCGCAGACCCTGGACCTCACCGACCTGGACGCCGCCGAAGCCGCGGCCGCCGGAGCCGACATCCTCGTCAACAACGCCGGACTGCAGCTCGTCCGCCCCATCGAGGAATTCCCGCCGGACGTCTTCCACACCGTCCTCACCGTCATGCTGGAGGCGCCCTTCCGGCTCATCAGGGGCGCCCTGCCGCACATGTACGCCCAGGGCTGGGGCCGGATCGTCAACCTCTCCTCCGTCCACGGACTGCGCGCCTCCGCCTTCAAGTCCGCCTATGTGGCCGCCAAACACGGTTTGCAGGGGCTCTCCAAGACCGCCGCACTCGAAGGCGCCCCCCACGGGGTCACCTCCAACTGCGTCAACCCCGGCTATGTACGCACCCCCCTGGTCGAACGACAGATCGCCGACCAGGCCGCGGCCCACGCCATCCCCGCGGAGCGGGTCCTGACCGAGGTCCTCCTCAAGGACTCCGCGCTCAAGCGCCTCATCGAGCCGGAGGAGGTCGCCGAGGCCGTGCTCTACCTCTGCACCCCACAGGCCTCCTTCATCACCGGCACCTCCCTGACCCTCGACGGCGGCTGGACCGCGCACTAGCGGTTTTCCACAGGGCCAGGGGCTGTGCGGCGGATCTCGGCCGGGGCCGCGACTTCCCCAGAGCTTCGCCTGGGGGTGCCCCCAGTACGGCACCTCGCTGCATCCCCCAGGCCCTGGGGGCCTGGGGAGACCCCATGCACCAGACGGCCGCGTCCTGTCCGGCCCTGATCCGCCGCACAGCCCCTGGTGCGACCACCCGTACGGCAGGTATCCCTGTGTCCATGTCCGAAGAACAGGTCTCCTACCTGGAACTCCTCGCACGAGGAGCCGCGACGGAGGCATACGACCGGCCCGTGCTGCTCGCCCGTGCGAGCGGCACGGGCCCCGAGGCTCTGGCCGAGCTCGAGCGGGCCAAGCAGCTCGCCCTGCGCGTCCGGGCCGAGCTGGAGGGGCGGCGGCGCCGGGAGGCGGAGCTCTCCGCGCTCTTCGAGACCGCCCACGACCTCGCGGGACTGCGCGACCTCGACGCGGTGCTCCGCGCGATCGTCCAGCGCGCCCGCTCCCTCCTCGGCACCGAGGTCGCCTACCTCAGCCTCAACGACCCGGTCGCGGGGGACACGTACATGCGCGTCACCGAAGGCTCGGTCTCGGCGCGCTTCCAGCAGGTCAGGCTCGGCATGGGGGAGGGCCTCGGCGGACTCGTCGCCCAGACCGCCCGCCCCTACGTCACCGAGAACTACTTCGACGACGCCCGCTTCCAGCACACCGCCACCATCGACTCCGCGGTGGGCGACGAGGGACTCGTCGCCATCCTCGGTGTGCCGCTGACCCTGGGCAGCCAGGTCATCGGCGTGCTGTACGCCGCAGACCGGCGAGCCCGCGTCTTCGAACGGGAGCAGGTCGCACTGCTCGGC harbors:
- a CDS encoding NUDIX hydrolase; translation: MGTPDFIRDLRASAGHQLLFLPGVSAVVFDDRGRVLLGRRADNGMWSIIGGIVEPGEQPAACAVREVYEETAVRCEVERVVLVQTLRKPVVYPNGDQCQFMDVSFRCRAVGGEAQVNDEESTDVGWFDVNDLPQMKRFSHFRIEQALADEPTWFDPMPTS
- a CDS encoding 3-hydroxybutyrate dehydrogenase → MSAPTTSGPLPAQGTAPPAPTPAPGSVQLDLAGRTALVTGAAGGIGRACALRLAAAGARVRAVDRAAGGLEALAEEATGLAGAVEPQTLDLTDLDAAEAAAAGADILVNNAGLQLVRPIEEFPPDVFHTVLTVMLEAPFRLIRGALPHMYAQGWGRIVNLSSVHGLRASAFKSAYVAAKHGLQGLSKTAALEGAPHGVTSNCVNPGYVRTPLVERQIADQAAAHAIPAERVLTEVLLKDSALKRLIEPEEVAEAVLYLCTPQASFITGTSLTLDGGWTAH